The Croceicoccus marinus genome contains a region encoding:
- a CDS encoding rhamnan synthesis F family protein, with translation MTRRLTAFASFHGDPDLPAYIRYHLAALRPFSDCLVFVSNSPVSASGKDFLASIGCEFLQRENTGFDFAAWRDGLDKFPTEDFDEILLTNSSIIGPVRDLSSVFAQMKPFDGDFWGLTTSFGGGRKHLQSFFLVFRKPLITSRAWADWWRNIEDLHDKNEVIRRYEIPLYRYFEKAGFSGSSFISPPRKREMTRPFLRKREGTLPVVPAMRYWTNVTIHSPVELVQQGFPYVKASLIWGHNRRQGIDLARLQQMPDLSYDWDIIQP, from the coding sequence ATGACGCGCCGCCTGACAGCTTTCGCCAGCTTTCACGGCGATCCCGACTTGCCAGCTTACATCCGATACCACCTAGCCGCCCTCAGGCCATTTTCGGATTGTCTGGTCTTCGTTTCAAATTCGCCGGTATCAGCGAGTGGAAAAGACTTTCTGGCTTCGATCGGCTGCGAATTTCTTCAAAGAGAGAACACGGGATTCGATTTCGCTGCTTGGCGCGACGGTCTCGACAAGTTCCCCACGGAGGACTTCGACGAAATTCTACTTACGAACTCGAGCATCATCGGTCCGGTCCGCGATCTTTCCTCGGTCTTTGCGCAGATGAAACCGTTTGATGGTGATTTCTGGGGGCTGACCACCAGCTTCGGGGGAGGAAGAAAGCATCTGCAAAGCTTTTTCCTAGTCTTCAGAAAGCCGCTGATCACATCCAGAGCATGGGCGGACTGGTGGAGAAATATCGAGGATCTGCACGACAAGAACGAGGTCATCCGCCGATACGAGATCCCGCTGTACCGTTATTTCGAGAAGGCAGGTTTCAGCGGGAGCAGCTTCATCAGTCCTCCCCGCAAACGCGAGATGACGCGCCCTTTTCTGCGCAAGCGCGAAGGCACACTGCCGGTCGTGCCTGCCATGCGTTACTGGACGAATGTGACCATTCATTCGCCGGTCGAGCTGGTCCAGCAGGGATTTCCCTACGTAAAAGCGTCGCTAATCTGGGGTCACAATCGCAGGCAGGGGATCGATCTTGCCCGCCTGCAACAAATGCCGGACCTGTCTTACGACTGGGACATCATCCAGCCCTGA
- a CDS encoding class I SAM-dependent methyltransferase, producing the protein MNRETPCPWQDPWPADALEHLGECLVCGGIEREILEAALIDDTFCTARGEWTLWKCDACHSAYLDPRPDEASIGQAYESYYTHDAGPADGLAPWNRFAGPSRYFAKGYVNARFGSQLKPAVPFGGFLRLLRRKSALGVEGELRNLPCLPEAGASVLDVGCGSGSFLAVARQLGWMVHGTDPDPQARASANALGLPVTDDTLPELAEKGWKYDVITLSHVIEHVHRPVDTLRQCRALLKSGGRIWLETPNIGSRGYRRFGRYWRGIEAPRHLVLFTRRSLKEALEAAGFTEIRDEYMGNAAPGMFAESRALEEGLPRTPERLRELMEGFADLRPGPADEGEFIRLSASADLDS; encoded by the coding sequence ATGAACAGGGAAACACCTTGCCCATGGCAGGATCCATGGCCAGCAGATGCGCTCGAACATCTTGGCGAATGTCTGGTCTGTGGCGGTATTGAGCGGGAGATACTGGAAGCGGCGTTGATCGACGATACCTTCTGCACCGCTCGGGGAGAGTGGACACTCTGGAAGTGCGATGCCTGTCATAGCGCCTATCTGGACCCGAGGCCGGACGAAGCTTCGATCGGCCAGGCTTACGAGAGCTATTATACGCACGACGCTGGCCCGGCGGATGGCTTGGCTCCCTGGAACCGGTTTGCTGGGCCAAGCCGCTATTTCGCAAAAGGCTATGTAAATGCCCGGTTTGGCAGTCAGTTGAAGCCGGCTGTTCCTTTCGGAGGCTTTCTAAGACTACTACGCAGGAAATCGGCGCTTGGAGTCGAAGGAGAATTGCGAAACCTTCCTTGTCTGCCGGAAGCGGGTGCAAGCGTTCTGGATGTCGGTTGCGGTAGCGGAAGTTTTCTTGCCGTTGCACGTCAGCTAGGTTGGATGGTCCATGGGACCGATCCAGACCCGCAGGCACGGGCCAGTGCCAATGCCCTGGGGTTGCCCGTCACCGACGACACTCTTCCCGAATTGGCGGAAAAGGGCTGGAAATATGACGTAATCACGCTTAGCCACGTGATCGAACACGTTCACCGGCCCGTTGATACATTGCGGCAATGCCGCGCATTGCTGAAGTCCGGTGGGCGCATCTGGCTGGAAACGCCGAACATCGGCAGCCGAGGCTATCGCCGCTTCGGCCGCTATTGGCGAGGCATCGAAGCGCCGCGCCATCTCGTTTTGTTTACCAGGCGGTCGTTGAAAGAAGCGCTCGAAGCGGCCGGATTCACCGAAATCCGGGACGAATATATGGGTAACGCTGCGCCTGGAATGTTCGCCGAAAGCCGGGCTCTTGAAGAAGGCCTTCCGCGGACCCCCGAACGGCTTAGGGAACTGATGGAAGGATTTGCCGATCTGAGGCCAGGCCCTGCAGACGAGGGCGAATTCATTCGCTTGAGCGCATCTGCTGACCTCGACAGCTGA
- a CDS encoding flippase: protein MSLRKNTLYNLLGPVAMLAVSLLTVPAYLGLIGETRYGVLAIVWALLGYFGIFDLGLGRATAQEIARIESRSRFEKARALGTAMSLNIGLAVIAFAVLWFALPFVFSDVLRIDKPIREEIVQIAPWLCFAVPIATISAVLGGALQGASQFRALNLILVLGALLFQLVPLGLAYEFSNSLALLIPAALLTRVVTLFLMLLFVARSITGWKLLHFDRSTARRLVSFGSWVTISSIVGPLMTMLDRFVIGALQGARQVAHYSVPFNLADRTTLIASALGSTLFPRFSELPEDDARRLLGTGSDRLLVAMTPLFAVAILAVGPFLEIWIDPDFAAEAAPVGRLLLFAFFVNAVAYLPFSFIQARGRPDIIAKIHLFELLPYFALLAAGLWLFGLWGAGLAFLMRVGADTVLMLGFAGVLAEMFKKLVMPLIILAVTLVLSSTVESWSQLWWLSFAFVACAASGWAFVSMPTSLRTEIIDLLTVVFRKSEPGG from the coding sequence ATGAGCCTCAGGAAAAACACACTCTACAATCTGCTCGGGCCCGTCGCGATGCTGGCGGTGTCGCTTTTGACGGTACCTGCGTATCTTGGGCTTATTGGTGAGACGCGATATGGCGTTCTGGCGATCGTCTGGGCATTGCTGGGGTATTTCGGCATCTTCGACCTTGGCCTTGGACGCGCCACCGCCCAGGAAATCGCTCGGATAGAGAGCCGCTCCCGGTTCGAGAAGGCAAGGGCGCTTGGCACCGCAATGTCGCTCAACATCGGGCTGGCGGTTATTGCCTTCGCGGTTCTATGGTTCGCATTACCCTTCGTTTTTTCGGACGTGCTGCGAATTGATAAGCCGATCCGTGAGGAAATTGTTCAGATCGCCCCCTGGTTATGCTTCGCGGTGCCGATCGCCACGATCAGCGCGGTGCTTGGCGGCGCCTTGCAGGGGGCAAGCCAGTTTCGCGCACTCAATCTGATCCTCGTCTTGGGTGCCCTGCTCTTTCAGCTTGTGCCGCTTGGTCTTGCCTATGAATTTTCGAATTCGCTAGCGCTTTTAATACCGGCGGCGCTTCTGACGAGGGTCGTCACGCTTTTTCTGATGCTGCTGTTTGTGGCACGATCGATTACCGGATGGAAACTTCTGCATTTCGACCGCTCGACTGCCAGACGGTTGGTCAGCTTCGGTTCGTGGGTAACGATTTCGTCGATTGTCGGACCGCTGATGACGATGCTCGACCGCTTCGTGATCGGAGCCTTGCAGGGCGCTCGACAAGTGGCGCACTACTCGGTGCCCTTTAATCTGGCGGATCGGACGACTTTGATCGCTTCTGCTCTCGGCAGTACGCTTTTCCCTCGATTTTCGGAGCTGCCGGAGGATGATGCCAGACGCTTGCTGGGAACAGGGTCCGATCGTCTGCTTGTTGCCATGACGCCACTGTTTGCGGTCGCTATCCTGGCGGTGGGGCCGTTTCTTGAGATCTGGATCGACCCAGATTTTGCCGCTGAAGCAGCGCCCGTAGGACGATTGCTCTTGTTCGCCTTCTTCGTGAATGCGGTCGCCTATCTTCCCTTCAGCTTTATCCAGGCGCGTGGCAGGCCGGATATCATCGCGAAGATCCACCTTTTCGAATTGCTCCCCTATTTTGCGCTTCTGGCAGCCGGTCTATGGCTTTTTGGCTTATGGGGCGCCGGACTTGCGTTTCTGATGCGTGTCGGCGCCGATACCGTCCTCATGCTCGGCTTTGCGGGAGTGCTGGCCGAAATGTTCAAAAAGCTTGTGATGCCCTTGATCATTCTCGCGGTAACCTTGGTGCTTTCCTCCACGGTTGAATCGTGGAGCCAGCTTTGGTGGCTGTCTTTCGCCTTCGTAGCCTGCGCGGCCTCGGGTTGGGCTTTCGTATCCATGCCGACCAGCCTTCGCACGGAAATCATTGATCTACTCACCGTTGTCTTTCGCAAGTCGGAGCCGGGCGGATGA
- a CDS encoding CpaF family protein, whose product MNAFGRKNGMGGMGQRPAFGVARPMKGGSEPLRTTPPPPPGMDEQFPPLPEHRPDANDEALARLAERSNAIHEPDKGPEGFEASVHKIKEQVLPRLLERVDPEAASTLTKEELSEEFRPIIMEVLQELKITLNRREQFALEKVLVDELLGFGPLEELLNDPDISDIMVNGPQQTYVEKKGKLQLAKIQFRDENHLFQIAQRIVNQVGRRVDQTTPLADARLKDGSRVNVIVPPLSLKGTAISIRKFSEKPITIDMLRDFGSMDDKMATALKIAGASRMNIVISGGTGSGKTTMLNALSKMIDPGERVLTIEDAAELRLQQPHWLPLETRPPNLEGEGAITIGDLVKNALRMRPDRIILGEIRGAECFDLLAAMNTGHDGSMCTLHSNSPRECLGRMENMILMGDIKIPKAAISKQIADSVDLIVQVKRLRDGSRRTTQITEVIGMEGDVIVTQDLFKFEYLDEGEDGKIIGEHRSTGLRPYTLEKARQYGFDQAFLQACL is encoded by the coding sequence ATGAACGCTTTCGGCCGGAAGAACGGAATGGGCGGCATGGGGCAGCGGCCCGCCTTCGGGGTGGCGCGGCCGATGAAGGGCGGGTCCGAACCGCTGCGCACCACACCTCCTCCGCCGCCGGGCATGGACGAGCAGTTTCCGCCGCTTCCCGAACACAGGCCCGACGCCAATGACGAGGCGCTGGCCCGGCTGGCCGAGCGGTCGAACGCGATCCACGAACCCGACAAGGGGCCCGAGGGGTTCGAGGCGAGCGTCCACAAGATCAAGGAACAGGTGCTTCCCCGCCTGCTGGAACGCGTCGATCCCGAGGCCGCCTCGACCCTCACCAAGGAAGAGCTGTCCGAGGAATTCCGCCCCATCATCATGGAGGTGCTGCAGGAGCTGAAGATCACGCTCAACCGGCGCGAGCAGTTCGCGCTGGAAAAGGTGCTGGTCGACGAGCTGCTGGGCTTCGGCCCGCTGGAAGAGCTGCTGAACGATCCCGACATCTCGGACATCATGGTCAACGGCCCGCAGCAGACCTATGTCGAGAAGAAGGGCAAGCTGCAGCTCGCCAAGATCCAGTTCCGGGATGAGAATCACCTGTTCCAGATCGCGCAGCGCATCGTGAACCAGGTCGGCCGCCGCGTCGACCAGACCACGCCGCTGGCCGACGCCCGCCTGAAGGACGGCAGCCGCGTCAACGTGATCGTGCCGCCGCTCAGCCTGAAGGGCACGGCGATCTCGATCCGCAAGTTTTCCGAAAAGCCGATCACCATCGACATGCTGCGCGACTTCGGGTCGATGGACGACAAGATGGCGACCGCGCTGAAGATCGCGGGCGCCAGCCGGATGAACATCGTCATCTCGGGCGGTACGGGTTCGGGCAAGACGACCATGCTCAACGCCCTGTCCAAGATGATCGACCCGGGCGAGCGCGTGCTGACGATCGAGGACGCGGCCGAGCTTCGCCTGCAGCAACCGCACTGGCTGCCGCTGGAAACGCGCCCGCCGAACCTAGAGGGCGAAGGCGCGATCACCATCGGCGACCTTGTGAAGAACGCGCTGCGCATGCGCCCCGACCGCATCATCCTGGGCGAAATCCGCGGCGCGGAATGTTTCGACCTGCTGGCCGCGATGAACACGGGCCACGACGGTTCGATGTGTACGCTCCACTCCAACAGCCCGCGCGAGTGCCTGGGCCGTATGGAGAACATGATCCTGATGGGCGACATCAAGATCCCCAAGGCCGCCATTTCCAAGCAGATCGCCGATTCGGTCGATTTGATCGTGCAGGTGAAGCGCCTGCGCGACGGTTCGCGCCGCACCACCCAGATCACCGAGGTGATCGGCATGGAAGGCGACGTGATCGTCACGCAGGACCTGTTCAAGTTCGAATATCTGGACGAGGGCGAGGACGGCAAGATCATCGGCGAGCACCGTTCCACCGGCCTCAGGCCCTATACGCTGGAAAAGGCGCGCCAGTACGGGTTCGACCAGGCGTTCCTGCAGGCCTGCCTCTAG
- a CDS encoding DMT family transporter — MAKTPSPADTLTGRDAPDTAAGGPPPEGLGKTPLARQRPTLALVLRLGAALTLATMFALVKLGHEHGLALSHMLLIRQAASIPILCAWLALTAGFAVMRTDRLGGHLLRSAYGGVGMVLNFLAPILLPLAVSTTFSFTAPIFAVILSALVLHEHVGRWRWLAVLLGFAGVLVVAGPGGGQIPLLGAMVAVGAAFMVALVSIQIRDLAQTENSVAIVLYFAIFTVPVLFVWSLFDGWTSDPVDLTLLVAIGVAGTLAQVLLTLALRFGQVASVIVMDYVSLIAAAFYGWYLFDNLPPASLWVGAPLIIAAGMTIVVREQILRRRRIRTMEP; from the coding sequence ATGGCCAAGACCCCAAGCCCTGCCGACACGCTGACCGGCCGGGACGCACCAGACACGGCGGCAGGCGGCCCTCCGCCGGAAGGTCTCGGCAAGACGCCTCTGGCGCGGCAAAGGCCCACGCTGGCTTTGGTGCTGCGGCTGGGGGCGGCGCTGACGCTGGCCACCATGTTCGCGCTGGTGAAGCTGGGGCACGAACACGGGCTGGCGCTGTCGCACATGCTGCTGATCCGGCAGGCCGCCTCGATCCCGATATTATGCGCGTGGCTGGCGCTGACTGCCGGCTTCGCGGTGATGCGCACCGACCGGCTGGGCGGCCATCTGCTTCGTTCGGCCTATGGCGGGGTCGGCATGGTGCTGAATTTCCTGGCCCCGATCCTGCTGCCGCTCGCCGTGTCGACCACCTTCAGCTTCACCGCGCCGATCTTCGCGGTGATCCTGTCAGCACTGGTCCTGCACGAACATGTCGGCAGATGGCGCTGGCTGGCGGTGCTGCTGGGGTTTGCCGGCGTCTTGGTGGTGGCTGGGCCCGGCGGCGGGCAGATTCCGCTTCTCGGCGCGATGGTGGCCGTCGGCGCGGCGTTCATGGTCGCGCTCGTGTCGATCCAGATCCGCGATCTTGCGCAGACAGAGAACAGCGTGGCGATCGTGCTCTATTTCGCGATCTTCACCGTGCCCGTCCTGTTCGTCTGGTCGCTGTTCGACGGCTGGACGAGCGATCCGGTCGACCTTACGCTTCTGGTCGCGATCGGCGTCGCGGGCACGCTGGCCCAGGTGCTGCTGACGCTGGCGCTGCGCTTTGGCCAGGTGGCGAGCGTTATCGTGATGGATTACGTCTCGCTGATCGCGGCGGCCTTCTATGGCTGGTACCTGTTCGACAATCTGCCGCCCGCCAGCCTGTGGGTGGGCGCGCCGCTGATCATCGCGGCGGGCATGACCATCGTGGTACGCGAACAGATCCTGCGGCGCAGGCGCATCCGCACGATGGAACCATAG
- a CDS encoding entericidin A/B family lipoprotein, whose amino-acid sequence MIRRIAIACALGSLAFSAAACNTVQGAGEDIESVGERGEEALDGV is encoded by the coding sequence ATGATCCGTCGTATCGCTATAGCCTGTGCGCTTGGCTCGCTGGCCTTCTCAGCCGCCGCCTGCAACACCGTTCAGGGAGCTGGCGAAGACATCGAATCCGTCGGCGAACGCGGTGAAGAAGCGCTCGACGGGGTCTGA
- a CDS encoding DUF938 domain-containing protein encodes MGHDPADRWIDQRRHAPATERNREPIAACLAEILPKTGLVLEIASGSGEHALYFARRFPALDWLPSDPDPDAIRSIASWREAEGPPNLRAPVALDASAAEWPVASADSMLCVNMVHISPWAATEGLFAGAARVLSSGTPLILYGPFIAEDIETAPSNLQFDQSLRARDANWGLRDLADVVDLAKGNGFELAERRELPANNLLLHFRA; translated from the coding sequence ATAGGCCACGATCCCGCCGACCGCTGGATCGACCAGCGCCGCCACGCCCCCGCGACCGAGCGCAACCGCGAGCCGATTGCGGCCTGCCTTGCCGAGATCCTGCCGAAAACCGGCCTGGTGCTGGAAATCGCGAGCGGTTCGGGCGAGCATGCGCTGTATTTCGCGCGCCGGTTCCCGGCGCTCGACTGGCTGCCCAGCGATCCCGACCCGGACGCGATCCGATCCATCGCATCATGGCGCGAGGCTGAGGGACCGCCCAATCTGCGCGCGCCGGTTGCGCTGGATGCCAGCGCCGCCGAATGGCCGGTGGCGAGCGCCGACTCGATGCTGTGCGTGAACATGGTCCATATCAGTCCGTGGGCAGCGACCGAGGGCCTGTTCGCTGGCGCCGCGCGGGTGCTGTCGTCGGGCACGCCGCTGATCCTTTATGGTCCGTTCATCGCCGAGGATATCGAGACCGCGCCGTCCAACCTGCAATTCGATCAGTCGCTGAGGGCGCGCGATGCAAACTGGGGCCTGCGCGATCTGGCGGATGTGGTCGATCTGGCGAAAGGCAATGGCTTTGAGCTGGCCGAACGCCGCGAATTGCCCGCCAATAATCTGCTGCTGCATTTCCGCGCCTGA
- a CDS encoding methyltransferase family protein produces the protein MQFRSAGNDPEPWKPDAALVAQGIYRFTRNPMYLGMALAHLGLALALDSLGALLAWPVAIVLIDRLVIAREERHLAARFGPAFEEYRTRVRRWI, from the coding sequence GTGCAGTTCCGCTCCGCCGGCAACGATCCCGAACCGTGGAAGCCCGATGCGGCCTTGGTGGCGCAGGGAATCTATCGCTTCACCCGCAATCCGATGTATCTGGGCATGGCGCTGGCGCATCTGGGGCTGGCGCTGGCGCTGGACAGCCTGGGCGCGCTGCTGGCCTGGCCGGTGGCGATCGTGCTGATCGACCGGCTGGTGATCGCGCGCGAGGAGCGCCATCTGGCCGCCCGCTTCGGCCCCGCGTTCGAGGAGTATCGCACCCGTGTCCGCCGCTGGATCTGA
- the gcvPB gene encoding aminomethyl-transferring glycine dehydrogenase subunit GcvPB: MNSINRSGWKPEMGAPDVHGGEASPTASGDRALNLEEPLIFELRSEGKCGVDFDDVPEALSPALAKFARKAPVDLPALAEPETVRHYTRLSRQNYAIDLGPFPLGSCTMKHNPRLNEAVARMPGFADIHPLQPMDTVQGAYAVIEQLSDWLMKLTNMSAVAMSPKAGAHGELCGILCIRAALEARGDAREVILVPESAHGTNPATAAFAGYRVEDIPATKDGRVDLQALKARLGPDVAGVMITNPNTCGLFERDMKAISDAVHAAGGLVYCDGANFNAIVGKVRPGDLGIDAMHINLHKTFSTPHGGGGPGSGPVVLSAALAPFAPIPFVRRDDKGRLRMVEERQCTDQAPQSFGRMAAFHGQMGMFTRALTYMLSHGADGLRQVAEDAVLNANYILRSLDDVLDAPFADAGPCMHEALFSDDDLPEGMTTLDIAKGLIDEGFHPMTVYFPLVVHGAMLVEPTETESKMGLDRLIGSLRSLAQRAKAGDETLKSAPHFAPRRRMDETRAARKPVLTWKAPPSPAGEPALCELGGS, from the coding sequence ATGAACAGCATCAATCGCAGCGGCTGGAAGCCGGAAATGGGCGCTCCCGACGTGCATGGCGGCGAAGCCTCGCCCACGGCGAGCGGCGACCGCGCGCTGAACCTGGAAGAACCGCTGATCTTCGAGCTTCGCTCGGAAGGCAAGTGCGGCGTCGATTTCGACGATGTGCCCGAGGCGCTGTCGCCCGCGCTGGCGAAATTCGCGCGCAAGGCCCCGGTAGACCTGCCCGCGCTGGCAGAGCCCGAGACGGTGCGGCACTATACCCGCCTGTCGCGGCAGAACTATGCGATCGACCTGGGTCCGTTCCCGCTTGGCTCGTGCACGATGAAGCACAATCCCCGCCTGAACGAGGCGGTGGCCCGCATGCCCGGTTTCGCCGACATCCACCCGCTGCAGCCGATGGACACGGTGCAGGGCGCCTATGCTGTGATCGAGCAGCTGTCCGACTGGCTGATGAAGCTGACGAACATGAGCGCGGTGGCGATGAGCCCCAAGGCAGGCGCGCATGGCGAATTGTGCGGCATCCTGTGCATTCGTGCGGCGCTGGAAGCGCGCGGCGATGCGCGCGAGGTGATCCTGGTCCCCGAAAGCGCGCATGGCACCAATCCGGCGACCGCGGCCTTCGCAGGCTACCGCGTCGAGGATATTCCCGCGACGAAGGACGGCCGCGTCGACCTGCAGGCGCTGAAGGCACGGCTGGGTCCCGATGTCGCCGGCGTGATGATCACCAACCCGAACACCTGCGGATTGTTCGAGCGCGACATGAAGGCGATTTCCGACGCGGTGCATGCGGCGGGCGGGCTGGTCTATTGCGACGGGGCCAACTTCAACGCCATCGTCGGCAAGGTGCGCCCCGGCGACCTTGGCATCGATGCGATGCACATCAACCTGCACAAGACCTTCTCCACCCCGCATGGCGGCGGCGGTCCGGGCAGCGGGCCGGTGGTGCTGTCCGCAGCGCTGGCGCCCTTCGCGCCGATCCCCTTCGTGCGCCGCGACGACAAGGGGCGGCTGCGCATGGTCGAGGAACGCCAGTGCACGGATCAGGCACCGCAGAGCTTTGGCCGCATGGCCGCGTTCCACGGGCAGATGGGCATGTTCACCCGGGCGCTGACCTATATGCTCTCGCACGGGGCGGACGGGCTGCGGCAGGTGGCGGAGGATGCGGTGCTGAACGCCAATTACATCCTGCGTAGCCTTGACGACGTATTGGACGCGCCCTTTGCCGATGCGGGGCCGTGCATGCACGAGGCCTTGTTCAGCGACGACGACCTGCCCGAGGGCATGACCACGCTCGACATCGCGAAGGGACTGATCGACGAGGGGTTCCACCCGATGACGGTCTATTTCCCGCTGGTCGTGCACGGCGCGATGCTGGTCGAGCCGACCGAGACAGAGAGCAAGATGGGCCTCGACCGGCTGATCGGATCGCTACGCAGCCTGGCCCAGCGGGCAAAGGCGGGCGACGAGACGCTGAAATCCGCGCCGCATTTCGCGCCGCGCCGCCGGATGGACGAGACCAGGGCCGCGCGCAAACCCGTGCTGACGTGGAAGGCGCCTCCGAGCCCGGCGGGCGAACCGGCCCTGTGCGAACTGGGCGGTAGCTGA
- the gcvPA gene encoding aminomethyl-transferring glycine dehydrogenase subunit GcvPA — MRYLPLTQSDRSAMLAAIGVDDVDALFADVPAEALLKDPVSGLPMHASEMAVERHMKKLAAQNLSAADAPFFLGAGAYRHHIPATVDHLIQRGEFLTAYTPYQPEIAQGTLQVLFEFQTQVARMFGTDIANASMYDGSTACWEAIAMAGRITRKERAVIGPIHPHYLSSAQTMARFTGDELVSVGPQLSADAGEDAVIAAIDDRTSAVVVQYPDILGRVPDLARIADAAHAKGALLVAVVTEPVALGLLESPGSLGADIVVGEGQSLGVGLNFGGPYLGLFGAREKFTRQMPGRLCGETVDADGKRGFVLTLSTREQHIRREKATSNICTNSGLCALAFSIHMTLLGGDGLGRLARINHARALAVAERLGAIPGVDVVNEGNFFNEFTLKLSGRDAREVAHALTKREILGGVSMGRLFPDRPDMAEGLLVAVTETVNDEDIDYLAGALREEMA; from the coding sequence ATGCGTTACCTTCCGCTGACCCAGAGCGACCGATCCGCCATGCTGGCGGCCATCGGCGTGGACGATGTCGATGCGCTGTTCGCCGATGTTCCGGCAGAAGCGCTGCTGAAAGACCCGGTTTCGGGCCTGCCGATGCATGCCAGCGAGATGGCGGTCGAGCGGCACATGAAGAAGCTGGCCGCGCAGAACCTGTCGGCGGCGGATGCGCCGTTCTTCCTGGGGGCGGGGGCCTATCGTCACCATATTCCCGCGACGGTCGATCATCTGATCCAGCGCGGCGAGTTCCTGACCGCCTATACCCCCTATCAGCCCGAGATCGCGCAGGGCACGCTGCAGGTGTTGTTCGAGTTCCAGACGCAGGTCGCGCGCATGTTCGGCACCGACATCGCCAATGCGTCGATGTATGACGGATCGACCGCGTGCTGGGAAGCGATCGCGATGGCGGGGCGCATCACCCGGAAGGAACGCGCCGTGATCGGCCCGATCCACCCGCATTATCTGTCCTCTGCCCAGACGATGGCGCGCTTCACCGGCGACGAGCTGGTAAGCGTGGGGCCGCAGCTGTCCGCCGATGCGGGCGAGGATGCGGTGATCGCCGCGATCGACGACAGGACCTCGGCGGTCGTGGTGCAATATCCCGACATCCTGGGCCGCGTGCCCGATCTGGCCAGGATCGCCGATGCGGCGCACGCCAAGGGCGCGCTGCTGGTCGCGGTTGTGACCGAGCCGGTGGCGCTGGGCCTGCTGGAAAGCCCCGGATCGCTCGGCGCGGATATCGTGGTGGGCGAGGGGCAGTCGCTGGGTGTCGGCCTGAACTTTGGCGGGCCCTATCTGGGCCTGTTCGGCGCGCGCGAGAAGTTCACGCGCCAGATGCCCGGCCGGCTGTGCGGCGAGACGGTGGACGCCGACGGCAAGCGCGGCTTCGTGCTGACCCTGTCGACGCGCGAGCAGCATATCCGGCGCGAGAAGGCGACCAGCAATATCTGCACCAACTCGGGCCTGTGCGCGCTGGCATTCTCGATCCACATGACGCTGCTGGGCGGCGACGGGCTGGGCAGGCTGGCCCGGATCAACCATGCCCGTGCGCTGGCGGTGGCCGAACGGCTGGGTGCGATCCCCGGCGTGGACGTCGTCAACGAAGGCAATTTCTTCAACGAGTTCACTTTGAAGCTGAGCGGCAGGGACGCGCGCGAGGTCGCCCATGCGCTGACCAAGCGCGAGATCCTGGGCGGCGTTTCGATGGGCCGCCTGTTCCCCGACCGCCCCGACATGGCCGAAGGGCTGCTGGTCGCCGTGACCGAGACGGTGAACGACGAGGACATCGACTATCTGGCCGGCGCGCTCCGGGAGGAAATGGCATGA
- the gcvH gene encoding glycine cleavage system protein GcvH, which produces MTIYFTEDHEWIAVEGKTGTVGITDHAQEQLGDITFIELPEKDSDFGKGDSAAVVDSVKAASDVYTPVSGTITEVNGALEDEPELVNSDAEGDGWLFKVALSDPSELEGLMDEDAYKKFLESL; this is translated from the coding sequence ATGACCATCTATTTCACCGAAGACCACGAATGGATCGCCGTCGAAGGCAAGACCGGCACCGTGGGCATCACCGACCACGCGCAGGAACAGCTGGGCGACATCACCTTCATCGAACTGCCTGAAAAGGACAGCGACTTCGGCAAGGGCGACAGCGCCGCCGTGGTCGATTCGGTCAAGGCGGCCAGCGACGTCTATACCCCCGTATCGGGCACGATCACCGAGGTGAACGGCGCGCTGGAGGACGAGCCCGAGCTGGTCAACAGCGATGCCGAGGGCGATGGCTGGCTGTTCAAGGTCGCCCTGTCCGACCCGTCCGAACTGGAAGGGCTGATGGACGAAGACGCCTACAAGAAGTTCCTCGAGAGCCTGTGA